The genomic DNA GAGCTGCCGGAGCGATGGCCCGAATGCGACACCCGCGTTCCTGTTTGGCCCGCTCCAAAAAAATCAAGAGAATCGGCTCGATATCTTCAAGCCGTTCCCGCAAAGGTGGAATGCGGAGTTGGTAGACATTCAATCGATAGTACAGATCCAGGCGGAAACGGCCGGCCTTGATGTGGGCAAGCAAATCCTCATTTGTGGCGGCAATGATGCGGATGTTGACTTTACGGCTGCGGGTATCTCCCAAAGGATCGATGGTGTGATTTTCCAACACGCGCAGGAGTTTGGCTTGGGCGGTAGGGCTCATTTCACCGATCTCGTCGAGAAAGATCGTGCCTCCCTCGGCCATTTGGAATCGGCCCGGCTTCGATCGCTTGGCGTCGGTGAAGGCACCGGATTCATAACCGAACAATTCAGCCTCCAACAGATTTTCGGGAATCCCCGCGCAATTGAGTGTGATCAGCGGGCCGCCCGCTCGTCGGCTGCATCGGTGAATGGCCTCCGCAAACAATTCCTTTCCCGTTCCGCTTTCACCGGTGATGAGGACGGTGGCGTCCGTTGCGGCCACTTCTTTGGCCAGTTGTTTCATCAGATTCATTTGCGATGAGACGCTGATGATAGGGGCAAATGGATCGTGCAGGGAGGCTGAATGAACCGACCGAGACCGACGGAGAGCTTGTGCGATAGCGACCTGAAGATCTTCAAGAAGAACCGGTTTGGTCAAGTAATCCACGGCACCGGCGCGCATGATCTCGACGGCGTCTTTGACGGAATGGCGTTCTCCGATGGCAAGCAAAGGGAAGGATCCTGACGTGTGAGAGGCATATTCCAGCAGGGGAGCCAACGTGTGGGGATTTCCTTCGCCGATGATCAGATCGGGGGAAATCTCCGGGCAGAGTGAGAGTCCTTCTGAAACCCTGTCTGTTGAGTGAATCTGTGTGTGAGGAGCGGCAGCTTCGACAAGCTGCCGGAGTCCGGAATCCTTGGAAATAAGGAGAAGCGTCTGAAGGTTCATCGGAGCGCTCCTTATAGATAGCCTCCAGCCGAACCAGCAAAAACCGTCACTACCCTACACCTCTTTGCATGAGGAAAGGAAGGGGGAAGCGGGAGAGGCTTTAATTGAGGCTA from Nitrospira sp. includes the following:
- a CDS encoding sigma-54 dependent DNA-binding response regulator, whose protein sequence is MNLQTLLLISKDSGLRQLVEAAAPHTQIHSTDRVSEGLSLCPEISPDLIIGEGNPHTLAPLLEYASHTSGSFPLLAIGERHSVKDAVEIMRAGAVDYLTKPVLLEDLQVAIAQALRRSRSVHSASLHDPFAPIISVSSQMNLMKQLAKEVAATDATVLITGESGTGKELFAEAIHRCSRRAGGPLITLNCAGIPENLLEAELFGYESGAFTDAKRSKPGRFQMAEGGTIFLDEIGEMSPTAQAKLLRVLENHTIDPLGDTRSRKVNIRIIAATNEDLLAHIKAGRFRLDLYYRLNVYQLRIPPLRERLEDIEPILLIFLERAKQERGCRIRAIAPAALAVLQHHDWPGNVRELHNVVEWLTITCKAEIIQPVHLPASVKTAPPIDCLSQSSKPSLLAFGLSFQDMEKQMLEEALRKSSGNVSEASRLLKMTRNTLRYRMAKYHLQ